From a single Vanacampus margaritifer isolate UIUO_Vmar chromosome 15, RoL_Vmar_1.0, whole genome shotgun sequence genomic region:
- the LOC144034952 gene encoding HMG box-containing protein 1-like has translation MMWEVVIPKSLSGGNPKQHEETKKSDCDCTEEIVEVDQDQSHDSLPGPRNMEYADLPNLQEPPEDKEMTAIYQMEAGAAAGDTRWLTQLAHIATGPQSPLLQESSHSSSSSARSDLHSYARPPPPNSSRGRTNSKCSSAMSTRSSMSDDEDTAWSVSWPATAWHCFLKGTHLRFHSGFSVEWRNVEDLQCEQQSLSLKSYGSEGLQLVAHSEYVLSGQAILQLTFDPGACGQSLLTARCQLDHPFYVKNKGWSSFYPSLTVVHYGIASYEMELGNVCLPPGHRDAEHTDDSLVFDTFKSYDFTPLDSSAVYLLSSMARRRYASQPSGGALSPHRDTLQDAPTPSHSRCPHRVRQTGSNHSTPKCKRPMNAFMLYAKKFRVQYTQMHPGKDNRAISVLLGEHWKKMRSEERRVFTLQAKALADEQKRLDPDCWKRKRTDYVFQGDK, from the exons ATGATGTGGGAGGTGGTGATCCCAAAAAGCCTGTCTGGCGGTAACCCCAAACAACACGAGGAGACTAAAAAGTCTGATTGCGACTGCACAG AAGAGATTGTGGAAGTGGATCAGGACCAATCACATGACTCATTACCTGGCCCAAGGAATATGgaatatg CTGATCTTCCAAACCTGCAGGAGCCTCCAGAGGACAAAGAGATGACGGCGATTTATCAAATGGAGGCCGGCGCGGCAGCTGGGGACACCCGCTGGCTGACACAGCTGGCTCACATTGCCACGGGGCCTCAGAGCCCACTGCTACAGGAGTCTTCCCACAGCAG ttccTCTTCTGCCAGAAGTGATCTCCATTCTTACGCCCGGCCACCCCCTCCTAACTCCAGCAGAGGCAGA ACGAACAGCAAATGTAGCTCTGCGATGTCCACCAGGTCCTCAATGTCCGATGACGAGGACACAGCTTGGAGTGTCTCCTGGCCTGCCACTGCCTGGCATTGCTTTCTTAAAG GTACTCACCTGCGTTTCCATAGTGGCTTCAGTGTGGAGTGGCGTAACGTTGAGGACCTCCAGTGTGAGCAACAGTCCCTATCCTTGaag AGTTACGGCAGTGAGGGTTTGCAGCTTGTAGCACATTCGGAATATGTGTTGTCCGGTCAGGCCATCTTGCAGCTGACCTTTGACCCTGGTGCTTGTGGTCAAAGCTTGTTAACGGCACGCTGCCAACTTGACCACCCATTCTACGTTAAAAACAAAG gttgGTCATCATTCTACCCGAGCTTGACCGTGGTGCATTATGGGATAGCGAGCTATGAAATGGAGCTAGGTAACGTGTGCCTTCCTCCGGGTCACAGAGATGCCGAACATACAGATGACTCGCTTGTCTTTGACACATTTAAAAG TTATGATTTCACACCACTGGACTCCTCTGCGGTTTACCTGCTGAGCAGCATGGCCCGGCGGCGATATGCCTCCCAGCCCAGTGGGGGCGCTCTTTCTCCACACAGAGACACATTACAAG ACGCTCCCACGCCCAGCCACTCCCGCTGTCCTCACCGTGTCCGCCAAACAGGAAGTAACCACAGCACACCCAAGTGCAAGCGGCCAATGAACGCATTCATGCTTTATGCCAAGAAATTCAGGGTGCAGTACACACAGATGCACCCGGGCAAGGACAACAG agcGATCAGCGTGCTCCTTGGCGAGCACTGGAAGAAAATGCGAAGCGAAGAGCGTCGTGTGTTTACCTTGCAGGCTAAAGCACTCGCTGATGAACAGAAGAGGCTTGACCCAGACTGTTGGAAACGCAAACGCACCGACTAt GTTTTTCAAGGAGACAAGTAA